The following proteins are encoded in a genomic region of Bacillus sp. FJAT-22090:
- a CDS encoding sensor histidine kinase codes for MKNWTLQKKWTFSSAISIFLSFLTMCVILYFSLYNWMLISEKKIAQNTLNEVVLFIESKGPFLTIQDISRNRTLLNQIVNQKQSVRIMNKDGIELLRINDASDFPEFTYNMEDFQREVVNDQIVFHKIETLNFGTFSGYVEISHDLENFSQLMNYILIAMLIFAVISLLLSALIGYSISSILLKPIKELRNEMQRAKQHKFLKEVSFNYSTNDEIGELLLIYKQLMNEVSETIKRQDEFIYNVSHELRTPIQVVEGHLSLLNRWGKEEQEVLEESLSISLVEIQKMKKLMEEMLKLARRENSKEMSLTNILEVICQLQNEYKLVHPNVRIQVEIDSTYVATIEQTALLQILRNLMDNSIKYNEHDPIIKIKGYKDGLYTILTVQDNGIGIPEEQVSKIFDRFYIVDEARTKSKGGSGLGLSIVKMLMLEYGGKIEVESTTGKGTIFRLFFPNISIK; via the coding sequence ATGAAAAATTGGACCCTTCAAAAAAAATGGACTTTTAGTTCAGCTATTTCTATCTTCTTGAGCTTTCTTACGATGTGTGTCATTTTATATTTTTCTCTTTATAATTGGATGCTTATTTCAGAAAAGAAAATAGCACAAAACACCTTAAATGAGGTTGTTCTCTTCATAGAATCAAAAGGGCCTTTTCTAACGATTCAGGATATTAGTAGAAATCGAACACTGTTAAATCAAATTGTGAACCAAAAACAATCTGTTCGTATAATGAACAAAGATGGTATAGAATTGTTACGTATTAATGATGCAAGTGATTTTCCGGAATTCACGTACAATATGGAAGATTTTCAACGCGAAGTAGTAAATGATCAAATTGTTTTCCATAAAATAGAGACACTGAACTTCGGAACATTTTCGGGTTATGTAGAAATTTCTCATGACCTTGAGAATTTTTCTCAGCTTATGAACTATATTTTAATTGCGATGCTAATTTTTGCTGTTATTTCACTTTTATTATCTGCACTAATTGGTTATTCAATTTCTTCTATTTTATTAAAACCTATTAAAGAGTTAAGAAATGAAATGCAAAGAGCAAAACAGCACAAATTTTTAAAAGAAGTAAGTTTTAATTATTCAACAAATGATGAAATTGGTGAACTTCTACTTATTTACAAACAACTAATGAATGAAGTTTCAGAAACGATTAAAAGGCAAGATGAGTTTATTTATAATGTTTCTCATGAACTTAGAACTCCAATACAAGTTGTGGAAGGACACTTGTCCCTTTTAAATCGTTGGGGAAAGGAAGAACAAGAAGTATTAGAAGAATCGTTATCAATTTCTCTTGTTGAAATTCAAAAAATGAAAAAGCTCATGGAAGAAATGTTGAAGCTTGCAAGAAGAGAGAATTCAAAAGAAATGTCTTTAACAAATATATTGGAAGTTATTTGCCAATTACAAAATGAATATAAGCTTGTACATCCAAATGTCCGTATACAAGTAGAAATTGATTCAACCTATGTAGCTACAATTGAACAAACTGCTTTACTGCAAATTTTAAGGAACTTAATGGATAATTCAATTAAGTACAATGAGCATGATCCAATTATAAAAATCAAAGGTTATAAAGATGGGTTGTATACAATCCTTACAGTCCAAGATAATGGAATAGGAATTCCAGAAGAACAAGTTTCAAAAATCTTTGATCGATTTTACATTGTGGATGAAGCAAGGACAAAATCAAAGGGTGGTTCTGGTCTTGGTTTAAGTATTGTAAAAATGTTAATGCTTGAATATGGAGGGAAGATTGAAGTAGAAAGTACGACTGGAAAAGGAACAATTTTTCGTCTGTTTTTTCCTAATATTTCAATTAAATAA
- a CDS encoding response regulator transcription factor encodes MEFHLLIIEDEVNIAKFVELELKHEGFKVTVCHDGREGMELAISNQYDLLLVDLMLPSLNGLEICRRVRKQKNTPIILITARDAIIDRVSGLEAGADDYVVKPFAIEELLARIRAVLRRVANYTEPSSKLEMDKLVVDKNAHQVFYEEIEVELTKTEYDMLVYLLENENKVLTRDAILQTVWGYDTEVETNVVDVYIRHLRKKLPAVSHMIETVRGVGYVMRK; translated from the coding sequence ATGGAATTTCATCTATTAATAATAGAAGACGAAGTGAATATAGCTAAATTTGTTGAATTGGAATTAAAGCATGAGGGCTTTAAAGTTACCGTTTGTCATGATGGTAGAGAGGGTATGGAGCTTGCAATTTCAAACCAATATGATTTGCTGTTAGTTGATTTGATGCTACCAAGTTTAAATGGTCTTGAAATATGTAGAAGAGTTAGAAAACAAAAAAATACACCAATAATTCTTATTACTGCACGAGATGCAATAATTGATCGTGTTTCTGGGTTGGAGGCTGGTGCTGACGATTACGTTGTTAAACCCTTTGCGATAGAGGAGTTACTCGCAAGAATTCGTGCGGTATTGAGAAGGGTTGCTAATTACACGGAACCCTCTTCAAAGCTAGAAATGGATAAGTTGGTTGTTGATAAGAATGCGCATCAAGTTTTCTATGAAGAAATAGAGGTAGAACTCACTAAGACAGAATATGATATGTTGGTTTATCTATTGGAAAATGAAAATAAGGTTTTAACGAGAGATGCAATATTACAAACAGTATGGGGGTATGACACAGAGGTTGAAACTAACGTGGTTGATGTATACATAAGGCATTTAAGAAAGAAGCTGCCTGCTGTTTCTCATATGATTGAAACAGTCAGAGGGGTAGGGTATGTGATGAGAAAATGA
- a CDS encoding diguanylate cyclase domain-containing protein yields MTEAVITPKQFSLLYDLSDDYVFLMRKLDDTFIYECINKKAEEVFFENPIGKKLEDCLEEYHYMTIVNNYKRAFLEKKSIFYQDHFSISNLTHVNETTAIPIFDGENQYILAITKKVARSKEMQASTYILESYKKGINEAALVAMTNENGIIEMVNQVFENTCQFKQNEIVGKTFRLINSNFHDENFFRQMWSTVKDGSIWRGEIRNRTKSGSFYWVDANVIPIMNEHGEIEKYLTIQFDITEKKRIIDELRNIERTFTLITEYSNDLIAITDEEGYLLYSSPSHETILQYDKEELLGTYYLSLISEDRVEAGHLLPSIDENSIYRTELLMKKKNGNTIWADTSITEVKRNRDEEDEKWFVVVSREITEKRELEDKLKFMAYHDSLTELPNRRSFHRDLPIAIDSLNGDNNIALIYIDGDDFKSVNDQFGHDVGDQFLIRFAEKLQHCVNGQFNCYRLGGDEFVIIVDKVDDYKDGSSEKILKLIYAIQGTLEIGWMIGDHLFTPTSSIGISIYPHDGKSVDELLDKADQALYAAKKLGKNNFLYTNAVQN; encoded by the coding sequence ATGACTGAAGCAGTTATAACTCCAAAACAATTTAGTTTACTATATGATTTGTCAGATGATTATGTCTTTCTTATGCGGAAATTAGACGATACTTTTATATATGAATGTATTAATAAAAAAGCAGAAGAAGTTTTTTTTGAAAATCCTATTGGAAAAAAATTAGAAGATTGTTTAGAAGAATATCATTATATGACAATAGTCAACAATTATAAACGAGCTTTCTTGGAAAAGAAGTCTATTTTTTATCAAGATCATTTTTCGATTTCCAATTTAACGCATGTTAATGAAACTACAGCTATCCCTATTTTTGATGGAGAAAACCAATATATTCTCGCCATTACAAAAAAAGTAGCACGATCTAAGGAAATGCAAGCTTCTACCTATATTTTGGAAAGCTATAAAAAAGGAATCAATGAAGCTGCCTTAGTAGCAATGACCAATGAAAATGGCATAATTGAAATGGTCAATCAAGTTTTTGAAAATACTTGCCAGTTTAAACAAAATGAAATTGTTGGAAAAACATTCCGATTGATAAACTCAAACTTCCATGATGAAAATTTCTTTAGACAAATGTGGAGCACAGTTAAAGATGGTAGTATTTGGCGGGGTGAGATTCGTAATCGGACCAAGTCAGGTTCTTTTTATTGGGTAGATGCAAATGTAATACCCATCATGAACGAACATGGTGAAATTGAAAAGTATTTAACAATTCAATTTGATATTACTGAAAAGAAAAGAATTATAGATGAGCTTCGAAACATAGAGCGAACATTTACTCTAATAACAGAATATTCAAATGACCTCATAGCTATTACAGATGAAGAAGGTTATTTACTATATTCTTCTCCTAGTCATGAAACTATTCTTCAATATGATAAAGAGGAGCTCCTTGGGACTTATTATCTTAGTTTAATATCAGAAGACAGAGTAGAGGCAGGACATCTATTGCCCTCTATTGATGAAAATAGTATTTATCGAACAGAACTTTTAATGAAGAAGAAGAATGGGAATACTATCTGGGCAGATACTTCAATTACTGAAGTAAAAAGGAACAGAGATGAAGAAGACGAGAAATGGTTTGTTGTAGTTTCAAGAGAAATTACGGAAAAAAGAGAATTAGAAGATAAGTTAAAGTTTATGGCCTATCATGATAGTTTAACTGAGCTTCCAAATCGCCGATCGTTTCACCGAGATTTACCAATAGCTATCGACTCTCTAAACGGCGACAATAATATAGCATTGATATATATTGATGGGGATGACTTTAAATCTGTAAATGATCAATTTGGGCATGATGTTGGAGACCAATTTTTAATACGTTTTGCTGAAAAGCTTCAACATTGCGTTAATGGCCAGTTCAATTGCTATAGGCTTGGCGGAGACGAATTCGTTATAATAGTAGATAAAGTAGACGATTATAAAGATGGCAGTAGTGAAAAAATTTTAAAATTGATATACGCTATCCAAGGTACGTTAGAAATTGGTTGGATGATAGGAGATCATCTATTTACCCCAACATCATCTATTGGAATATCCATTTATCCACACGATGGGAAAAGCGTTGACGAGTTATTAGATAAAGCAGATCAAGCATTATACGCTGCTAAAAAACTTGGTAAAAATAACTTTCTTTATACGAATGCCGTTCAAAATTAA
- a CDS encoding GNAT family N-acetyltransferase — MIRKRDLHECTALYELMSDPSVLAYVRQKASSADEYWFMTKQLMEEEEKGLSISRTIISDYGQPIGTINLFDIEDGAGFLGTWIGKPFQGLGYNKKAKEQFLNEMFFETDIHTIFLRIRRSNVKSIRATEKLPYVLKANTTHSKIYEAINSQSDIYDLYYIPKDLFHLVMLQQSTEEEQAM, encoded by the coding sequence TTGATTAGAAAACGTGATTTACATGAATGCACTGCGCTTTACGAACTAATGTCTGACCCTAGCGTTCTTGCTTATGTTCGTCAAAAAGCTAGTTCAGCAGACGAATATTGGTTCATGACAAAGCAGTTAATGGAAGAAGAAGAGAAAGGTTTATCGATTTCTAGAACCATTATCAGTGATTATGGTCAACCGATAGGAACTATAAACTTATTTGATATAGAAGACGGAGCTGGATTCCTCGGTACCTGGATCGGAAAACCATTCCAAGGACTAGGTTACAATAAAAAAGCAAAAGAACAGTTTTTAAATGAAATGTTTTTCGAAACAGATATTCATACAATCTTTCTTCGTATTCGAAGAAGCAATGTCAAAAGTATTCGAGCTACCGAGAAACTTCCTTACGTTCTTAAAGCAAATACAACCCATTCTAAAATTTATGAGGCAATTAATAGCCAGTCAGATATTTATGATCTTTACTATATTCCAAAAGACTTGTTCCATCTAGTAATGTTACAACAAAGTACAGAGGAAGAACAAGCAATGTAA